The DNA segment TTTTTTCTCCTAAAAACGCTAAAATTGTAGCAAAAATTTAAAGGCAGACAAAATGAAAGAAATGTGGGATAAAAAAGCGGCGAGTTACCCGCGATTTACGGGTGCGCCGAGCGAATTTCAAACACGGCTCTACGCCAAGATCGCGGAGTTTGGCGTTAAATTTGACGCCAAGAGCCTAGCCGACATCGGCTGCGGCACGGGCGTGCATACGCTGCTACTAGCCGGCATTTGCCGCGAGGTAACAGGTATGGATATTTCAGACGAGATGCTAAAAATCATGCTCAAAGACGCGGCCAAATTTGGCGTCTCAAATTTAACCGCCGTGCAAAGCGATTTTAAAAACTTTAATCCAAACCGCGTTTACGACATAGCTTTTAGCACGATGAGCCCTGCGATTTCGGACGAGGAAGACTTTGAAAAATTTATAAATTTAGGAAAACAAAGGGTCTATCTTTGGTGGAATAAGCCGCGAAATTCAAACGTCTTAGATATGCTTTACGATGAATTTGAAAAGCGAGATTTTAAGGCAAAAGCGGGACTTTTCGAGGATTACTTGCGCCGTAAAAATATCGCATTTAACTCCTGCGTGCTAGAAGAATCCAAAGAGCAAAAACGCACGATCGAGGAGATGACGCAAAACGCGCTTTGGCATTTGCAAATTTCAAATTTCGCACAGGAAGAAAGCGCAGTCAGAAAGCGACTGGAAAGCATCGCGCGCGAGGGCTTCGTAACGGAAAAAATCGTCTCTTCAATGAAGCTTTTGGTTTTTTAGGCTATAATCGCTTGATTTATTTAAAATTTAAAAAGGATTTTAGTTGCCGCGAGCGTTTTTGCAGGTAGTTTCGTGCATTTTGTTATTTTTTTGCGTTCACTCTTTCGCCGCCTCTCACGTTTTAGCGCCCATTACCCCGCCCAAATTTGACGAACAAAAAGCGCTTCTTGGTAAAGAGCTGTTTTTCGACACGGAGCTAAGCCCGAGCGGAACGCTATCGTGCGAAAAGTGCCACAACCTTTACTGGAACCTAAGCGGCACGAGTAAAAAAAACGTAAAAATCTCCGTCGGCTCTCAGGTCAGCCCGCCCACGGCGCTAAATTCGGCATTAAATTTTATTTTTTTTAAAAACGGCGAGATTAAAGACTTAGAGGAGCAGGTAAAACGGAGTCTAACGGGCGAAAATCAGCTCGGTAGCGAGCCTAAATTTTTAACCCGAAAGGTAAATCAAAACCCCGTCTATAAGCAAAAATTCCTTGAGATTTACGGCGAGGACGCGACCTTTGAAAACATCACCGACGCTCTGGTAAATTTTGAAAAAGCTCTTGTCACGCCAAACGCCAAATTCGACAAATTTATCGAAGGCGACGCAAACGCGCTAAACGAGGACGAAAAACACGGGTTTGAACTCTTTAAAAAAATCGGCTGCATAAACTGCCATAGCGGCGTAAATCTGGGCGCAAACCTCTACTACGAGCTCAAATTCGATAGCGGCGAGGGCAGTCAAGCGGGACGCTACAAAGTGCCTAGTTTGCGAAATATCGAAAAAACCGCGCCTTATCTTTATAGCGGTGAGATTGCGGACCTTAAAGAAGCGATCAAATTCGTCGCCAAAAAGCGCATAAACTACAATCTAAGCGACGAGCAAACGCAAGCGCTTTATAAATTTTTGCTGACTTTAAGCGGCGAAAAACCGGAAATTTTAAAATGAAACACAAGATAATTTTTCATAAAATTTTATTTCTTGTTATCGTTTGTATCGCATTTTTCGGCACTGCGATGATCTACAAAGCCACTAAAGACCTAGCCACCGCCTACGGGTGGAAAGGCACGATCGAAAAGATGATAGACGCTAACGACGAGGTAAATTTCTTGCTCGAAAAAAGCCTTTTAGAGGCCGACTACGACGCGGTTATGCACTATACGGCGGAGTTTAAAAAAGGTCTTAATAAGCTTAATGCAAACAATCTCATATCGTTTGAAAAACTCGCGCTAAACAAAAAAACTTTCGGCGAATTGGAAGAGGCGCTTAAAGAAAAGGCCGAACTAACGGATAAATTTAACTCTGTGACGATAATGGCGAAGCTCGTTTATAACGAGATAATTTTAAAATTCGAGGCTTTAGAAGGGCTTCATTTTAACGAGCTGATGCCGCAAATTTTGATGTTTAGATACGATCTAAACACCGATCTGGCTGCACCCGGAAGGCTTTTAAACGAGCATTTAAAAGAACCCAAGCTAAGCAAAAGCGATGCGGGATTTTTAGCTAGCGCGCAAAAGCTGCTTGGTTGCTACGAGCAAGCGCAAGAGATTTTCCACCGCATAGAGGCTCTTGAAATTTACAAAAAACTCTATAACATAAAAGAAAAAAACGAGCAATATATCAAAAAAGCCTCGTCGAATTTACGAGGAACGATGGCGCTGGTGTTTGTGCTATTTGCGCTAGCATTGGTATTTATCTATCTTTCTTACGCTAGAGCCAAGAGCAACATCAGGCTGTTAAACCGCTTCGAGCAAGCCGTAAATCACAGCTTTAACGCTATAACCTTTACCGATCTGGACAAGAAAATAAAATACGTAAATAAAATCTTCGAGCGAAATTTCGGATATGAGTTTAAAGAACTAAAAGACAAAAATATAAATCTCATCAAATCCAATATGCACCCGAAAGAATTTTATCAAGATATGATAGAAACGATAGAGAACAATCAAATTTGGCGAGCCGACGATCTAATCAGCAAGACAAAAAGCGGCGAGCTCATCCGCGAGCAGGTCATTTTTTCGCCGCTTTTTAACGAAAACGGCGACAAAGACGGCTATATGTCGATCAAATTTGATAGAACCAAAGAGATCGCGATGACCAAAGAGCTCGAAAATAAAAACAAAGAGCTGCAAAACGAAGCGCTGACGGACAAGCTAACGGGGCTTGGCAGTTATTTTGCTCTGACGCAAAGGATGGAGCAAGGCGTAAGCGGTATGATCATCTATATAAATATAAATAATTTTATGGATTTTCGCTTCTTTTATAAAACCAAAACCGTGGATGCCATCATCGCCTCTTTTGCCGCCACGCTTAAGCTTTGCATAGATACTTATAAGATGGATGCCGACATTTACAGGGTGCAGTTTGACGAGTTTTGTATCTGGTACGGCGGCGAGGAAGTAGATCGCGACGTACATAGATTTATGGATTATTTCAAGGCAAACGACCTTTATATCACGGTTGACGGCGTAAAAGAATTTATCCCGAATATAAAAATCACGATCGGCGTCAGCATGCCTCAAGACACACCTCAAACAAACCGTCTAACCCAGGCCATGCTAGCTCACCACGAGGCTAAGCAAAAAGAAGAGGTAGCACAGTTTTATACCGAAAACAGCCACATCGAGCAGCAGTACTATCACAACCAAATTATGTCGCGAACCATCGAAAACGCCCTATATAACGACACCGTGATCGTCGAGTGTCAGCCTATTTACGACGTATCGGGCGAAGGGACGCGCATCAAATACTACGAAGTACTCGTGCGCCTCATCGACGAAAACGGCAAGATCCGCTACCCGGGCGAGTTTTTAGACATAGCAAAGAAAATTTCGCTTTATAACGACATCACGAAAAAAGTCGTCGAGCACGTATTTAGGCTCGTGGAAAAATTTACGAATACGAGCTTTTCGATGAATCTTTCCAGTAGCGATATCGCAAACGAGAGCATCAGAGATCTCATCGAGAAAAAACTACGCGTCTGCTCGAACCCCGAGCACGTGTATTTTGAGATATTAGAGAGCGAGGGCGTGGATGACTATAAGATAGTAAATGATTTCATCAACAAAATCCGCGCCTACGACTGTAAAATTTCGATCGATGATTTCGGCAGCGGCTACTCGAACTACTACCGCATCTTGGAGCTTGATATCGACACGATCAAGATCGACGGCTCGATCATCAAAAAATTGCCGTTTGACAAAAACGCCCGCTATCTGTTGCAAACCATCATCGACTTTGCCGGAAGACAAGGCTACAACGTCGTGGCGGAGTTTGTGAGCTCAGAAGAAATCCTCGCCGAAATAAAGAAATTCGGCATCAAATACGCTCAAGGATTTTTGCTGGGCAAACCGACCTCGCCGAGCAATATCGAGGAGTAAATTTACACATAGAGGATAAAGCGCATATGCATTGGATTTTGATACTTGCGCTAGCTTTTTTATTTTATGCGAAAAGCGTAGAGATGGTGTGGTTTGCGACTATTATGATATGTTTTGCGATTATCGGATATTGCGGGTATTATATTTTTGATGATTTTATCGATTAAATTCGCGCCGTTAAATTTAACAAAACTTGTGCGATTTACTCGTGAAATCGGTATCGAATTTAAGCTCATTGGCGCTGTAAATTTATAAATTTTGCTGCGAGCGCCTTTGTTTTATCTCGTCATATTTTAGGTGTCTTAATAAAGCTGCGGCTTTTGAATAAATTCTCATATCGCTACCGTAAAGAGATTTTGAACCGATCACGCTACGTCCCAAATTTAGCTCGTTTGTTATGCCAAGATAGCCTAAAACGGCAACAAAGGTATCCAGGCTGAAACCCATAGAATTTATGATTTTTACCCCCTCAAAATCATCATCTATCATCATAAATAGCATTCCGCCGCCCTTAGAGCTATGTATAAGCGCATCATAAGTTTCTTTCGAGCTTTGTATATAAGGCACCACGTGATCGTTTTGAATCACGATAAGCGTATCTTTTGCAAATTCGCTGGAGCGTATTTTTTTAATAAAATTACCGACTAGCATATCGGTGCACTTAACCGCACGCAGCATCCGAACGCTGTTACCTTGAAAATTATACTCCATATTTTCGCAAGCTTTTGGTATTATGCCGTCGGGTGCGTGGGTGGAGAGCGTGATCATAGATTGCAAAAACGGCTGACCGCTTTTACTCAACCTGGTAAAATCTTCCCACGCGATATCAAACATATCGTCGTCATTTACTCCCCATCCGCCGTCCCATACGGTTTTATTTGCTTTTATATCGATATCCGCAAGTCCCTTCATCTCGTCAAAATGGTGCGCTTTAAAATATTCGTCGGTCTTTTGAAATTTTAAAGAAGCCCCTTTCATAAAATACGTATGGTAGCCAAGCTCATGCAAAATATCGCTAGCGCACGTTATATTTTTATAAAAAATATTTTTGTTTTGATCGTCGAAATTATAAATATAAGGCATCGCGCAATTGCTTGCAAAAAATCCCTCTATCGTTATAGCTGCGCCGGGATTTTGGTGAATGTTGTCAAATTCCAAGCGCGAAGATAATGCGTTGATATTAGGCATCAGATCAGGAAAAAGCTTTTCGTCCATATAGCCGCTATTAAGGCTTTCTAAATAAATATAAACTATATTTTTTCTCTTTTTGGGCGCATTAAATTTAGGCAAGGCGATGAGCGGATAGATATCTTGTTTTAACCTTTTTACGCTTGGATAAAAAGCGTTTTTTACCTCCCAAGCCGAACGCGTTAGCGGATTTAGAACAAATGCCGCCGTAAAACAAACGGCAAAAAACACGGCTCCGATTCTGACTCTGTTTTTATTGCGAGGCAAATTTTTTGCCGCGGTAGATGATCTTTTATAAATTATCACACAAAATAGCGCAGAACACGCAACCGTGCAAATACCAATCGCGATGTCTTTAGCAAAAGGCTCAATAGAAGCGCCCTCGATACTTATTTTTAACAAATTTATAGTAAATGGCGTAAAAGTGTTGCCGGTAAAAATTTGCAACGAAAATTCGCAAATCAAAAATACGATATACACAAAACTAAGCACGCTTGCTATGCCTATAACGACTCTGAGACGTAAAAATTTAATTAAAAAAATAGAAACGATAAATAAAACGATAGAAATATAATTCAATTTTTCTCCAAAAATAATCGCCAATCGTTAGCGACGCAAATTTAGTTATTTTCAAAATAAAGCATACAATATTATCAAAAATTAAATTTGCCGAAGTTTAGTAGCTCAAAAATTTGTTTTATTTTTGGATAATTTAATAGTAATTTTTCACCGAATTTGACTAGTCCTGAAGCCAAAACGCTAAAAAGCCCAGAAAAACGACGACTAAAAATAAACCCGCTTGAAAATAAAAATTCTTTTTTAGATTTTCGTTTATCAGGGCGCAAAGCTCATAAACAAAAATATAAAGCTCGCTCATAAATCTCCTTTTGACGTCGTTAAATTTAACAAATTCCATGCATTTTGACCGTAATCGCGTCAAATTTAAAGTCCGTCGGCGCAGGCGAATTTTACCGAAATAAGCAAATTTTACCACTTAACCGTCTCGCGTAAATTTGATCTTGCTTAACTGTGATTTTGTCGTTTTATCGGCAAAACTCGTAATAAACGGCGCTTTGCGACAAATCTCGCAATAGCCCAGCATCCCAAAAGCGATAGCAAAGAACGCAACGAGCCCCCGATACTTCTTGTATTCGCGCATTTTCGCTCCTTTTGAAAAATTCAAACAAGATCTATCCAAAATAAATTCACCCAAAAATATTGTATGTAGATAAAAAGAGTAAATTTATCCTTAAAATGCGGTTTATCTTTAAAGCTGTATAATTGCAAAAATGCATTTAGGGGATTTTATGTTTAAATTTGAGATCGTTTATAAATTTTGCCTCATCTGCGCACTTATTTTGGGGCTTAGTTTGCTCGCGTTTTCAGGAGCGAATTTTGCCCTGGGCAAATACGGCGAGCTTTGGATGGGGGCGCATAAATTTGCCGGCTTTATCGTCGCGCTCGCAGCTCTTTTGCACGTCATAAATCGCAAGAAAAAGCTGGTCAAGCTCGCAAATGAGTTTATCGATGTCGTTACTCGCCGCAAAAACCCGAGCAGTTGCAATATGGACCGCATCATCGCCTCGCTCGAGCCCTACACGATCACCGAAATCTCGCAAAAACTGGGCTTTGACGAGGCCGAGTTTTGCCAAACGCTGCGAGAAAACGGCGTTAAATTTAAGGACGCAAGCCAAACCCTGCGCCAAATCGCCTTTATAAACGACGAAAAGATATTTTTTGTGCTGGTGCTAATCGTGGAAGCAAAATTCGGCAAGAAATTTTGCGGCGAACTAAAATTTAAGGGCGCTAAATTTAACGGCGGCGTAAAAAAGGCGGCCTAAAAAGCGATGCAAAAATACGATGCGATAGTCGAATTTGATGGCTACTGCGGTTTCGAGCCGGCAAAGAGCTCGGTAAATTTGCATAAATTTATCGCCAAAATCGCTTTACCGCCACTCGGTAAAGTCAAATTTTGCTAATTAAACCAAAAGGGCTTGCAACGCGCGATTTATAAAATAATGCTCGTAGATTTTAAACAAGGCGACTTAAATTTTGCCGTATTTTAAATTTGAGCATTTTGAGCGAGCGTATTAACTTGGGATTTTTGCTTTTTAGATACAAATTTTGCCGCTTAAGCGCAGCGCATTTTGGTGCAAATTTAGCACTCGTTTAAAATGCGCCATACCGCAAGCGTATAAAATCGATAAGCGATAGCAAAACGGCGCGCGGTTCGATCATACGCGACGAGACGGCCGAGCTTAATAGGCAACCACCGAAATAAATCGACTTCCGCACTCCAAAAGTCAAATTTTAGTAAGACCAAAATTTGTAAGCGACCGTTCCTCGTAAATAAAATTTGAAAAATTTATCAAAATTTGATCCGTCGAAATTTAAATAGATTACTAAAGTTTAGCGTCTTTGAAACTATTTGCCGAAATTTTCTCCAAAAACTCCCGCGTTTGCTCTTTTAAATATTCCAAATCCCCGCTATTGTCTATCACAAAGTCCGCCATAGCGCGCTTTTGCTCGATATCCGCTTGCAGCTCTACGCGACGTTTTGCAGCGTCGCAGCTAAGCCCGTTTCGCTTCATCACGCGCGCGATTAGCGTATCTTTAGGCGCATAAACGACCGCCACTTTATCGAAAAACTCATATCTCTTGCCCTCGAAAAACAGTGGAATATCGACAAAAAAAATCTTTTCTTTCGCCTCTAAAGCCCGCGCCTGCGATAAAATTTCAGCCGTTATCTTTGGATGCAACAGCGCTTCTAGCTTTGCAAGCTCCGCAGGATTCTTAAACACCAGCTCGCCTAGCTTTTTGCGATCTACAGATGCGCGAGAACCCGGTAAAATTTCTTCTAAAATTTCTTCGCCGTGACGCGCATCAAATTTTAAATCCGCATGCGTCGTATCGATAGAATTTTTGCCATCTTTCGCACCGCTATCGCCGATCAAAACGGTCTCGTCTTTAAATTTATAGCCGGAGGCTAAATCTACACACCTCTCATCGCTAAATCCTGCATGCAAGCTCGAATTTTCAGTCTGTGCGTCTTTTTGCACGACGTATTGCGCACCGAAAATTTCAGCCACCTGCGCGGCGCAGCGATCAAGGATGCAATGCGAGATCCGGTCAGCATCGATGATCTCAAATCCGCGCTCGGCAAGTAGCTCGCAAACCGCACTCTTGCCGCTACCGATGCTACCCGTGATGACGATAGCGTGTTTAAATTTCGGCATTTCGCCTCCGATTTTTTACTCCGATTTTAGCAAGTTTTGGCTAAAATTAACCAAATTTCAACAAAGGGCAAAAATGATAAGCTACAAAGACGCGGGCGTCGATATAGACGCGGGAAATGACTTCGTAAACGCGATAAAACCGTTCGTCAAAGCGACGCAAACTCCGCACGTTTTGGGCGGTATCGGCTCGTTTAGCGGCGCAGTAAGGCTACCTGCAGGCTACAAAAAGCCCGCGATCCTAGGCGCTACCGACGGCGTAGGCACAAAGCTGCGACTCGCGATCGACGCGCGCAAATTTGAGGGCGTCGGCCAGGATCTCGTCGCGATGTGCGTGAATGATCTCATCTGCAACTTCGCCGAGCCGCTATTTTTCCTCGACTACTACGCGACGGCGAAGCTCGAGATTGCGGATGCCAAAGAGGTAGTAAAAAGCATCGCCGAAGGCTGCAAACTCGCGCGCTGCGCGCTTATCGGCGGCGAGACGGCGGAGATGCCCTCGATGTATGAAAAGGGCGACTTCGACCTAGCGGGCTTTGCCGTGGGTATCGCCGAAGAGGACGAGATCGACCGCTCTAAATTTGTCCGCGAGGGCGACGTACTTATCGCGCTTACTAGCAGCGGCCTGCACTCAAACGGCTTCTCGCTCGCGCGCAAAGTGATCGCCGAGCTGGGGCTAAAATTTGACGACAAAGTGGACGGTCGCGCACTCATCGACGTGCTTTTGGAGCCGACCAGGATTTACGTCGGAGACTTTTTAAATTTAAAAGACAAGATCCACGCGCTCGCGCACATCACGGGCGGAGGCATAGTGGAAAACCTGCCGCGCGTATTCCCCGAGGGGCTGGGTGCAAAGATCGAGCATGCCGCGATCCGCACGCCTGAGATCTTTAAAATCATCGCGCAAAAAGTGAAGCCGGCAGAGATGATGAGGACGTTTAATATGGGCGTTGGTATGATCGTCGTAGCGCCGAAAGAAAACGCGGACTTCGTGCTGGCAAATACCGACGGCTACGTTATCGGCGAGGTTGTAAAAGGCGAGGGAGCGCAGCTGGTTTAAACCGGTAATTTAACTTTGGCTCGCCGCAAATACGTTATGAGCTAAAGATTTATTTAAGGCGGCAAATTTGTGCTGTATGCCGTATAGTTTTCAAAAATTCTCGCCAAATTTTAAACTCGGTTTGCAACTTAAATTTGCTTGCTCCGCTTGCCGTAAATTTAAAGCTCCGATTAAGCGGATTCGTTAGTGAAATTTAATATTTTACACCGTTAAATTCTGATTCGGCTCGTTTGCAAAATATATCTTCAAGCCCGAATTTTCCGCTAAATTTGGATAGCACTAACGTTAGCGTTTGTTAGTATGTAAAACTCAAGCGTTAGTTTGCAATCCTGGATCGTCTGGCATAAATTTAATCAAAAGCGATACGCCAAGACAAATACAAAATCATACCCGTTTTACTCCGCAAGTAGTGTCTGCATAACAATAAAATCAAAAAACAAACTTTAAAAATTAAATATTACATTAAATAAAAATATTAAAGCACAAATTTAATACTTCTTGGCTAAAATTTGGTAAATTTTAAACCTAAAGGAGAGGCGATGAGTATAAATTTAGATAGACTTAAGGCGCTTTTTAGCGAGATAAACGCCATAAACGACGCGAGTTTTGGCGCCGGGATGAGCCGCCTAGCCTACACGCGAGAAGACAAGGCCGCCAGAGAGCTATTTATCGCGCGCTGTAAGGAAGCGGGGCTAAAAGTGCGCATAGACGCGATCGGAAATATCTTCGCCAGGCGCGAAGGCACCGAGCCCCGACTGCCGGCGGTAGCGTTTGGCTCGCATCTGGACACCGTGATAAACGGCGGCGAATTTGACGGTATCCTAGGCGTTTTAGGCGGACTGGAGCTCATCAGATCGCTAAACGATGAGGGCGTGCAAACGCGCAGACCGCTCGAGCTAGTCGTCTTTGAGTGCGAGGAATCAAGCAGATTTAACATCGCCACGCTTGGCAGTAAGGTTATGTGCGGCAAGCTGGGTTATGAAAAGCTAAAAGACGTGCGCGACTTTCAAGGGCGCGCTATCGGCGAGATTTTTGCGGAGTTTGGCATCGATCCGGCAAATATCGAAAAGGCTAAAAATTTGACGCCGAACTACGAGAGCTTTTTCGAGCTGCACATCGAGCAAGGGCCGCTGCTGGACAACGAAAACATCCAAATCGGCGTGGTGAGCGCTATCGCCGCGCCGCACAGATTTAGCGTGCGCGTGCAGGGACAGGCTCAGCACTCCGGCACGACCGCGATGAAGTACCGTCACGACGCGCTTTGCGCAGCGGCGCAGATAGTACTGGCCGTCGAGAGCGTCGCGCGCGAAAACGCGTCAAACGGCGTGGTAGCGACCGCAGGCAACTGCA comes from the Campylobacter rectus genome and includes:
- a CDS encoding class I SAM-dependent methyltransferase, which encodes MKEMWDKKAASYPRFTGAPSEFQTRLYAKIAEFGVKFDAKSLADIGCGTGVHTLLLAGICREVTGMDISDEMLKIMLKDAAKFGVSNLTAVQSDFKNFNPNRVYDIAFSTMSPAISDEEDFEKFINLGKQRVYLWWNKPRNSNVLDMLYDEFEKRDFKAKAGLFEDYLRRKNIAFNSCVLEESKEQKRTIEEMTQNALWHLQISNFAQEESAVRKRLESIAREGFVTEKIVSSMKLLVF
- a CDS encoding cytochrome-c peroxidase is translated as MPRAFLQVVSCILLFFCVHSFAASHVLAPITPPKFDEQKALLGKELFFDTELSPSGTLSCEKCHNLYWNLSGTSKKNVKISVGSQVSPPTALNSALNFIFFKNGEIKDLEEQVKRSLTGENQLGSEPKFLTRKVNQNPVYKQKFLEIYGEDATFENITDALVNFEKALVTPNAKFDKFIEGDANALNEDEKHGFELFKKIGCINCHSGVNLGANLYYELKFDSGEGSQAGRYKVPSLRNIEKTAPYLYSGEIADLKEAIKFVAKKRINYNLSDEQTQALYKFLLTLSGEKPEILK
- a CDS encoding EAL domain-containing protein gives rise to the protein MKHKIIFHKILFLVIVCIAFFGTAMIYKATKDLATAYGWKGTIEKMIDANDEVNFLLEKSLLEADYDAVMHYTAEFKKGLNKLNANNLISFEKLALNKKTFGELEEALKEKAELTDKFNSVTIMAKLVYNEIILKFEALEGLHFNELMPQILMFRYDLNTDLAAPGRLLNEHLKEPKLSKSDAGFLASAQKLLGCYEQAQEIFHRIEALEIYKKLYNIKEKNEQYIKKASSNLRGTMALVFVLFALALVFIYLSYARAKSNIRLLNRFEQAVNHSFNAITFTDLDKKIKYVNKIFERNFGYEFKELKDKNINLIKSNMHPKEFYQDMIETIENNQIWRADDLISKTKSGELIREQVIFSPLFNENGDKDGYMSIKFDRTKEIAMTKELENKNKELQNEALTDKLTGLGSYFALTQRMEQGVSGMIIYININNFMDFRFFYKTKTVDAIIASFAATLKLCIDTYKMDADIYRVQFDEFCIWYGGEEVDRDVHRFMDYFKANDLYITVDGVKEFIPNIKITIGVSMPQDTPQTNRLTQAMLAHHEAKQKEEVAQFYTENSHIEQQYYHNQIMSRTIENALYNDTVIVECQPIYDVSGEGTRIKYYEVLVRLIDENGKIRYPGEFLDIAKKISLYNDITKKVVEHVFRLVEKFTNTSFSMNLSSSDIANESIRDLIEKKLRVCSNPEHVYFEILESEGVDDYKIVNDFINKIRAYDCKISIDDFGSGYSNYYRILELDIDTIKIDGSIIKKLPFDKNARYLLQTIIDFAGRQGYNVVAEFVSSEEILAEIKKFGIKYAQGFLLGKPTSPSNIEE
- a CDS encoding sulfatase-like hydrolase/transferase; the protein is MNYISIVLFIVSIFLIKFLRLRVVIGIASVLSFVYIVFLICEFSLQIFTGNTFTPFTINLLKISIEGASIEPFAKDIAIGICTVACSALFCVIIYKRSSTAAKNLPRNKNRVRIGAVFFAVCFTAAFVLNPLTRSAWEVKNAFYPSVKRLKQDIYPLIALPKFNAPKKRKNIVYIYLESLNSGYMDEKLFPDLMPNINALSSRLEFDNIHQNPGAAITIEGFFASNCAMPYIYNFDDQNKNIFYKNITCASDILHELGYHTYFMKGASLKFQKTDEYFKAHHFDEMKGLADIDIKANKTVWDGGWGVNDDDMFDIAWEDFTRLSKSGQPFLQSMITLSTHAPDGIIPKACENMEYNFQGNSVRMLRAVKCTDMLVGNFIKKIRSSEFAKDTLIVIQNDHVVPYIQSSKETYDALIHSSKGGGMLFMMIDDDFEGVKIINSMGFSLDTFVAVLGYLGITNELNLGRSVIGSKSLYGSDMRIYSKAAALLRHLKYDEIKQRRSQQNL
- the coaE gene encoding dephospho-CoA kinase (Dephospho-CoA kinase (CoaE) performs the final step in coenzyme A biosynthesis.); translation: MPKFKHAIVITGSIGSGKSAVCELLAERGFEIIDADRISHCILDRCAAQVAEIFGAQYVVQKDAQTENSSLHAGFSDERCVDLASGYKFKDETVLIGDSGAKDGKNSIDTTHADLKFDARHGEEILEEILPGSRASVDRKKLGELVFKNPAELAKLEALLHPKITAEILSQARALEAKEKIFFVDIPLFFEGKRYEFFDKVAVVYAPKDTLIARVMKRNGLSCDAAKRRVELQADIEQKRAMADFVIDNSGDLEYLKEQTREFLEKISANSFKDAKL
- the purM gene encoding phosphoribosylformylglycinamidine cyclo-ligase, translating into MISYKDAGVDIDAGNDFVNAIKPFVKATQTPHVLGGIGSFSGAVRLPAGYKKPAILGATDGVGTKLRLAIDARKFEGVGQDLVAMCVNDLICNFAEPLFFLDYYATAKLEIADAKEVVKSIAEGCKLARCALIGGETAEMPSMYEKGDFDLAGFAVGIAEEDEIDRSKFVREGDVLIALTSSGLHSNGFSLARKVIAELGLKFDDKVDGRALIDVLLEPTRIYVGDFLNLKDKIHALAHITGGGIVENLPRVFPEGLGAKIEHAAIRTPEIFKIIAQKVKPAEMMRTFNMGVGMIVVAPKENADFVLANTDGYVIGEVVKGEGAQLV
- a CDS encoding Zn-dependent hydrolase; this translates as MSINLDRLKALFSEINAINDASFGAGMSRLAYTREDKAARELFIARCKEAGLKVRIDAIGNIFARREGTEPRLPAVAFGSHLDTVINGGEFDGILGVLGGLELIRSLNDEGVQTRRPLELVVFECEESSRFNIATLGSKVMCGKLGYEKLKDVRDFQGRAIGEIFAEFGIDPANIEKAKNLTPNYESFFELHIEQGPLLDNENIQIGVVSAIAAPHRFSVRVQGQAQHSGTTAMKYRHDALCAAAQIVLAVESVARENASNGVVATAGNCTVKPGVMNVVPGETTLLIDLRGIDLHTREAAYEQILAEISRIEEGRGVKCEIKQLAFDEPCALDGRLIKLIAQKAATLGLSFEIMPSGAGHDAMHMSALCPTAMIFIPSKDGISHNPAEFSSWSDIANGVNLLKSVVLEAAERV